The Streptomyces cyaneogriseus subsp. noncyanogenus region GGACGGCGGGCCGGATCGTCGCCTGCCTGGCGAGTGAGAAGGAGCAGCTCACCTACGCCCTCAACAGCTGGATGGTCCCGGCCAACGCCAAGGCCGCCGCCGTCTGGCGGGAGCGGGTGCCCGAGCTGGACGCCCTCGCCGACCAGGTGGCCGCCGCCCGGTCCCGTACGGCGCGGCTCGGCGCCGGCTGGCCGAACGTGTCGCTCGCCCTCCAGAGCGCCTTCCAGTCCGCCCTGACCGGCCAGTCCAGCGAAGCCGCCCTCCAGCGCGCCCAGCAGCGGGCCACGAGCGGGAACTGAGGTACACCGCCATGACCACGTCCACCGCCACCGCTCCGGCGCCGGCCGCCACCGCCACGGCGGCCCGCACCCCCGGCTCCGGCCGGCTGCGCCGCCGGCTCACCCAGTGGGGGTTCGTCGCCCCCGCGGTCGTCTTCAGGCTGCTGTTCTTCGGCTACCCGCTCGTCCGCAACGTCCTGATGAGCTTCGTAATAACTTCGTATAGCATACATTATACGAAGTTATACGAGGCGTCCTGGAAGACGTGGGCCCAGTTGTCGGTGCCGTCGAAGGGCGCCTCGCCGGTGAAGAACGTCTTCGGGTCGTATAACTTCGTATAATGTATGCTATACGAAGTTATTACGCTTCGGCTACCCGCTCGTCCGCAACGTCCTGATGAGCTTCCAGCACTACACCCCGAAGACGTTCTTCACCGGCGAGGCGCCCTTCAACGGCACCGACAACTGGGCCCACGTCTTCCAGGACGCCCTGTTCGGCAAGGCCCTGTGGCACACACTCGTCTTCACCGCCGGCTCGCTGCTCGGGCAGTTCTGCGCCGGGCTCGCCCTCGCCGTCTTCTTCAACCGCAGGTTCCCCCTGAGCGGGGCGCTGCGCTCGCTGATCCTGCTGCCCTGGCTGGTGCCCATGGTGGTGTCCGGCATCGTGTGGCGGCGCATCCTCGACCAGGACACGGGCGTGCTCAACTCGTTCCTGGACACCCTGGGCCTGGGCGGTCACACGCCGTGGCTCACCAGCCCGGACCTGGCCCTGCTGTCGGTGGTGCTGGTCAACATCTGGATCGGCATCCCGTTCAACATGGTCATCCTGTACGGCGGCCTCCAGGAGATCCCGAAGGAGCTGTACGAGGCGGCGTCGCTGGACGGCGCGTCGGCCTGGCGGACCTTCCGGTCGGTCACCCTGCCGATGCTCAAGCCCGTTATCACGGTCGTCCTCGTGCTCGGCTTCATGTCGACGGTCAAGATCCTCGACCTGATCCTCGCCCTCACCGACGGCGGCCCCGCCGACGCGACCCAGACCCTCGGCACGCTCACCTACCAGAACTCCTTCGTGCAGCTCGACTTCGGGGCGGGCGCGGTCGTCGGCAACGTACTCATCCTGATCTCCGCGGTGTTCGCGGTGTTCTACCTGCGGGCCAACCGCACCGAGGGGAAGTGACGGACATGGCCGCTCCCACGCCGACCACGCCCCGGCGCCGCTGGGGCTCCACCCTCGCCGGGCTGCTCATCCTGTGCGTGATGCTGTTCCCGCTGTACTGGATGCTCAACACCGCGCTCCAGCCCGAGTCGGGGCTGCTCCAGGTCGACCCGGTGCCGGGCGGCCTGGACCTGTCCGGCTTCTCCAAGGCCGTCAGCGACCAGGGCGGTCACCTGCTCACCTCGCTGCTGGTCTCGCTCGGCGCCGTCGCGATCTGCCTGCTGATCGCGGCTCCGGCGGCGTACGGACTGGCCCGCTTCGGGCTGCGCGGCTCGCGCGGGATCGTGTTCGGCACGCTGATCACCCAGATGGTGCCGGGCATCGTCATCGCCAACGCGCTGTACAACTCGTACGTCGACCTCGGCCTGGTCAACTCCTACTTCGGCCTGATGCTGGCGGACGCCTCGCTCGGCATCCCGTTCTCCATCGTGCTGATGCGGTCCTTCATGGTGTCCATCCCCGGCGAGGTGATCGAAGCCGCGGAGCTGGACGGGGCCGGGCCGGTGCGCACGTTCCTCCGCGTGGTGCTGCCGATGAGCCGCAACTCCCTGATCACCTCGGGCCTGTTCGCGTTCCTGTTCTCGTGGAGCGACTTCATGTTCGCCCTCACCCTGAACACCACGGACGACGTCAAGCCGATCACACTGGGCATCTACCAGTACATCGGCGCGCACGTCGGTGACTGGGGCTCGGTGATGGCGGCGTCCGTCCTGTCCGCGGTCCCGGCGGCGATCCTGCTCGTCCTGGCCCAGAAGTACATCGCCGCCGGCATCACCGGCGGATCCGTCAAGTGACCACCACACCCCTGGAGATGGGTCCGACCCCATGAGTGACTTCCCCGGTTTCCCGCCCGGTTTCGTCTTCGGCGCGGCGACCGCCTCGTACCAGATCGAGGGAGCGGCGCGCGAGGACGGCCGCGGCCCGTCGATCTGGGACACCTACAGCCACACCCCCGGCCTGGTCGCGGACGGCGACACCGGCGATGTCGCCTGCGACCACTACCACCGCTACCCCGAGGACGTGGCGCTCCTGCGCGACCTGGGCGTGGACTCCTACCGCTTCTCGATCGCCTGGCCGCGGATCGTGCCCGACGGCTCGGGCCCGGTGAACCCCAAGGGCCTGGACTTCTACTCCCGGCTGGTGGACGAGCTGCTCGCGGCGGGCATCGAGCCGGCCGCCACCCTCTACCACTGGGACCTGCCCCAGGCGCTGGAGGACCGGGGCGGCTGGCGGGTGCGGGAGACGGCCGAGCGGTTCGCCGCGTACACGGCCGCCGTCGCCGAGCGTCTCGGCGACCGGGTGCCGCGCTGGATCACCCTGAACGAGCCGTGGTGCAGCGCCTTCCTCGGCTACTCCGTCGGCCGCCACGCGCCCGGCGCCCGCGAGGGCCGGGGCGCCCTGGCCGCCGCCCACCACCTGCTGGTGGGCCACGGGCTGGCGGTGTCGGCGCTGCGGGCGGCCGGGGTGCGCGAGGTGGGCATCACGCTCAACCTGGACCGGAACCTGCCGGTCACCGACTCCCCCGCCGATCTGGCGGCCGTGGTCCGCGCGGACACCCAGCACAACCTGGTGTGGACCGAGCCGATCCTGGCCGGCCGCTACCCGGCCACGGAGGAGGAGACCTGGGGCGAACTGATCACCGGCCAGGACTTCCGGCGCGACGGCGACCTGGAGCTGATCTCCCAGCCGCTGGACTTCCTCGGCGTCAACTACTACCGGCCGATCGTGGTCGCCGACGCCCCCCACCGGGAGGCCGACCCGGCCCGGCGCACGGCGACGGACAACCGCTACGAGGAGGTGCGGCTGCCGGGCGTGCGGCACACGGCGATGGGCTGGCCGGTCGCCCCGGACACCTTCACCGACCTGCTCGTGCGGCTGAAGCAGCAGTACGGGGAGGCGCTGCCGCCGATCCACATCACCGAGAACGGCTCAGCGGAGGACGACACCGTCGCCGCCGACGGAGCGGTGCACGACGCCGACCGCGTGGCCTATCTGCGCGACCACCTCACCGCGCTGCGGGCGGCGATGGACGCCGGCGTCGACGTCCGCGGCTACTACGTCTGGTCGCTGCTGGACAACTTCGAGTGGGCGTACGGCTACGGGAAGCGGTTCGGGATCGTCCGCGTCGACTACGACACACAGCGGCGCACCCCCAAGGACAGCTACCACTGGTACCGGGAGATGATCGCGGCACAGCGCCGCTGACCGGGACACCCCGTGCGGACCGCCGGGGCCCGGCGGGCGGCTCCGGTCCCGCCCGCCGCCCGGCTTCCCGGCGGGCCCACCGGCCCCCTCCGGTCGTCCCGGCGCCCGGGCGGGCCGGTGTGCCGGCCCGGGTCATCCCGTCTGGCGTTCGGCGTAGGCCGCCGGGTCGGCGAGCACTTCGCGCACGATCACCCCGGCGGCGCCCCGGGCCGCGTCCCCCAGCGAGGAGGCGGCGCGCAGCCGGTCGCCGCCCGCGCTCCACAGCCCGGACACCACCCGGAGGGCGAGTTCGCGGTCGACGGCGGGCGCCAGCCAGTCCATCAGCTCCCGGTAGACCCCGCCGAGCATCACCGCGT contains the following coding sequences:
- a CDS encoding carbohydrate ABC transporter permease; its protein translation is MAAPTPTTPRRRWGSTLAGLLILCVMLFPLYWMLNTALQPESGLLQVDPVPGGLDLSGFSKAVSDQGGHLLTSLLVSLGAVAICLLIAAPAAYGLARFGLRGSRGIVFGTLITQMVPGIVIANALYNSYVDLGLVNSYFGLMLADASLGIPFSIVLMRSFMVSIPGEVIEAAELDGAGPVRTFLRVVLPMSRNSLITSGLFAFLFSWSDFMFALTLNTTDDVKPITLGIYQYIGAHVGDWGSVMAASVLSAVPAAILLVLAQKYIAAGITGGSVK
- a CDS encoding GH1 family beta-glucosidase, with product MSDFPGFPPGFVFGAATASYQIEGAAREDGRGPSIWDTYSHTPGLVADGDTGDVACDHYHRYPEDVALLRDLGVDSYRFSIAWPRIVPDGSGPVNPKGLDFYSRLVDELLAAGIEPAATLYHWDLPQALEDRGGWRVRETAERFAAYTAAVAERLGDRVPRWITLNEPWCSAFLGYSVGRHAPGAREGRGALAAAHHLLVGHGLAVSALRAAGVREVGITLNLDRNLPVTDSPADLAAVVRADTQHNLVWTEPILAGRYPATEEETWGELITGQDFRRDGDLELISQPLDFLGVNYYRPIVVADAPHREADPARRTATDNRYEEVRLPGVRHTAMGWPVAPDTFTDLLVRLKQQYGEALPPIHITENGSAEDDTVAADGAVHDADRVAYLRDHLTALRAAMDAGVDVRGYYVWSLLDNFEWAYGYGKRFGIVRVDYDTQRRTPKDSYHWYREMIAAQRR